In Anaerolineales bacterium, one DNA window encodes the following:
- the tsf gene encoding translation elongation factor Ts, which translates to MNENWKAGYKDCEMQITTEMIKQLRAATNAPMLDCRKALQEADGDYQKAVDWLREKGMATAAKRADRDASNGVVELYSHGGGRVGVMVEINCETDFVARAEQFRTLAHEIALQIAASAPKYITAEEIPAAELEHEADIARARARDEGKPDKVLAKIVEGRVEKYKDEVCLMRQSYIRDESLTIEKLILQNVAAIGENVIIRRFQRWELGESTSQE; encoded by the coding sequence ATTAATGAGAACTGGAAAGCCGGATACAAGGATTGTGAAATGCAAATAACAACTGAGATGATCAAGCAGCTGCGAGCCGCAACCAATGCCCCCATGTTGGATTGCCGCAAGGCTTTGCAGGAGGCGGATGGAGATTACCAGAAGGCTGTGGATTGGCTGCGCGAAAAAGGCATGGCAACTGCCGCCAAGCGCGCGGACCGTGACGCCTCCAACGGCGTGGTGGAACTGTATTCCCACGGCGGCGGACGTGTGGGTGTGATGGTTGAGATTAACTGCGAGACGGATTTTGTCGCCCGCGCTGAACAATTCCGGACCCTGGCGCACGAAATTGCATTGCAGATCGCCGCCAGCGCTCCGAAATATATAACAGCGGAAGAAATCCCTGCGGCGGAGCTAGAGCATGAGGCGGATATCGCCCGTGCGCGCGCCAGGGATGAAGGCAAGCCCGATAAGGTTCTTGCAAAGATCGTGGAAGGCCGCGTTGAAAAATATAAGGATGAAGTCTGCCTGATGCGGCAGTCCTACATCCGGGATGAGTCGCTGACCATTGAAAAACTCATTTTGCAGAACGTAGCTGCCATCGGCGAAAATGTGATTATTCGCCGCTTCCAGCGCTGGGAGTTGGGCGAAAGCACGAGTCAGGAATAA